In Crinalium epipsammum PCC 9333, the genomic window TCTTGCTGATTCTTATGTTTTGCCAGAAAATGCCCAAGATTATTACAGGGCAACTATTTGGAGATTACCAACAACTTATGTAGCAGTAGATGGTTTTGAAGTAGCTGTGCCAACTTTGCGGCGCGATGACTTAGGAATACCTGCGGATGCAGTGATATATTTTAGCGCTCAACACGGTCACAAACGACATCCTGATACAACCCGTCTGCAAATGCAGATTATTAAACAAGTTCCTAATAGCTATTTCTTAATCAAAGGTCGTTCTGATGAAGCAACTATTAAACAATTTTTTACTAAAATTGCTGAGTCCGAAGGAGTTGATCCAAGTAGATTAATATATTTACCCAGAGATATCAACGAGTATGTACATCGAGCAAATTTAGGAATTGCTGATATAGTTTTAGATACCTATCCCTACAATGGAGCAACTACAACTTTAGAAACTTTGTGGATGGGTGTTCCTTTAGTTACACGAGTAGGGAAACAATTTGCTGCTCGTAATAGTTACACATTTCTGATGAATGCTGGAGTAACTGAAGGTATTGCTTGGACTGATGCAGAATATGTTGAGTGGGGAGTTAAGTTAGGACTCGATTCCAGCTTGCGCCAACAAGTTGCTTGGAAACTGCGCCAATCAAGGCAAACTTCACCTTTATGGAATGCTCAACAATTCACTATGGAGTTAGAAAAAGCTTATCAGCAAATGTGGGAAAGGTATATTGAAAGTAGATAAAAATTTCTCTTTCACTATACCTCTCCAGCAAAGAATGTAAAGACGCAAAATTTCGCGTCTCTACAAGGGTTCTAGGTAACACACCTTTAATTTCTGGAGATGTCTACTGCTTACTTCTAAATTTTTTGTAATACAGTACTTCGCATCTAACTGTAGTGCAGGTGGGGTATGTGTGTACTTCACCAACACGGAATCTGCTGTAAGTTTCAGTTAAATTGATAATTCCTGTAGCTTAAGACTATTCAATTCCAGTAGGGGCAGATTTTCTGCTTTGGCGCGAGCGATCACTTCAGTATTTTCGTAATTCAAAACGATGCGAGCAGAGATGCGAAATAACAATGATTCCCACCCATTTTCATTAAGTTGTCCAATCAGCGAAATTTCTGCCCCCTCGCTAATGTCTAGATTTTGTTCGAGCAGCAGATTCATCACCACACCAGATACAACTAAATCCGCATCCTCCACAGAAATATTGCTTGTGTCTATTAGAAGAGTTATACGATCTTTGTCAGGGTGAGTCGCGATCTCTTTCAATACAGCCGTTAACTCTTGAGAAATTAACTCTTCAGTTTCGCTCCAGTTAGGGAAAATAATCAGGTTTTTCTCCCTAAGCTTTAACTCATTGCTCAGAGCAATCTCTTGCTCTTTAGTAAGACTATAAATTGTCAAAAAGTCTAATCCTTGCAATATTCCTCTAGCCAGCATAGCTGCTTGAGCTACATTTGATATTCCTGCTTGTTCGCAATTAATAAGTAATAAGTCTAATAAACCATTAGAATTGAATACTGGCCCTTGATAAGCCTTTGGATCTTGAACAAGTTTAGGAGGAATATTTATTTCGGAAATTGGGACTTGATACTTTTCTGCTAAATCTTCAATAGCTTGTAAATTAACGTCATATTTTCCCAAATCCCTATTTATATTTGCAGCCATGCAATTTAATAAAGTGATTATATCTATTTTCAATTCATGATCTTCTGGAAAAAACAGTTCCTTTGTTAAAATTCTTTCAGTAGTCTCTGTCAATACTAGGTTAGGAACTGGAACTAAACTTTCATGTATTAACTCATTCACGTTCTTTTTAAATTCTTCTGAAAATTTTTGCATAGGTTCTGAGTTAAAGCTTTGAAACCAAGCTGATGTTCCTGTACTATGCCCAGAAATTCCACCAAGTGAAAGACCACGAGACGAATAAAAATATCTATCAGAGAAATAAGCATTAACAATGCCAGAAAAAATATCAGGGCAATATGTCAGAAAATATTTACCATATATAGACTTTACTTTAGCAATAATATCTTGATGGACAAAAGAATTGTATAGCATGGGCATTAAATCCCATGAAATTTGAAAGTTATAATATTCTTTTAACTTTTGTCGAGAATTTAAAATCTGTCCTACCTGCCTAAAATTGATACCAAGTCTATTTCTATTCCAAGGTACAATAGCACTATCCCACCAATAAGTATTTTCCCGCGACCAAGTAACAATATTGACATCATATTCATGCAATAGCCTTGAGCATATCTCCACACCGTCTGGCATCAAAGCATCATCATCTCCTAAAAGAGTAACGTATTCTCCAGTGGCATAAGATAAACCTAGTTCCCAATTGTCAGACATTGAAAGTCTTTTTGGCGAACGATAATATTTAATCCTTGAATCATTAAAAGATTTGGCGACTTCAGCCGTTTCTGGGCTACTGAAATTGTCCATAACTACCACTTCAAATTCGGTATGCGTCTGATTAAGAACGCTTTGAATAGAATGCTTGAGGGTGTCATGTCTTTGACGGGTAGGAATAATAATTGAAAACATATTGTGATTCATTTTAATTAACTCAATTGTTTAATTTAACAAGTTTTTGAAATCTTAACTATTGAATAAACTGCTTTAAAATTTGCCACCCACTTTTTTTTACGTCGGATTAATTTATGTTCATTTCAGATGGCAAATTTACTATATCTCGTTTTTTTACATATTATTTATTCTTTTTTACGTCTCAATTTCTCCGCAGCCATGCTCCAGGCCAATGAGTGACATTCTCGCTCAACTCACTTTCATTGAAAGACCAAACAGGCTGTTCTAACAAAAATTCTGTATGCCTTTGAGCAAATTCTGCTGCTGCTGTAGAGGGATTATCCCATTTCCATTCTGGCTTACCACGTGGCACGTCGTCCAGGTCTTTCATAATTCCGTCTGTAGCAATAATATATGAACCAGGGGTCACTAAATCCTGGTAAGCTTCTAATTCGGATAAAACATGGTCTTTTGTATGGCAAGAATCCAGAATAACCATTACTGTTTCTTCTGGTTTTACTAACGATTTGACGTAAGTAATTATATCTGGTGCTATCGAGTTCCCCTCTATTAAAGTAATTAAAGAATACATTTCATGATTTTCAATTGCTTTGAAGTTATGTGGTCGAATTTCAATATCAATTCCAATTACTCGCCCTTTATCCATAGCTTTGCATAAACTAGCATAGTAAATCAATGATCCACCATGAGCAATACCAGTTTCAATAATTACATCTGGTTTCACGCGATAAATTACTTCTTGGATGCGGATCAGATCTTCTGGAAGCTGGATAATTGGTCTGCCCATCCAACTAAAAGTATAAATATACTTCTGGTTCCAACCAATTTTTATCCATAAACTAGAAAGTAATTCAAATGCTTCGTTTGTATAGAGCCCTATTTCATGTTGTTCACCATTGATTTCGTAAATTATAGTTTGTTCGTCCGGTTCAATTGTTAACTTCATTGGAATTTCCTTTATCTAGAATCACTTGATTATTAGTATGCAACAGAGCAGATTATTAACAATATCTGAATATTTTTTTATTTTACTAGAATATGTGAGCCTAGAATAATAAATTCTATATTTAGATTACCCAGTAATCTAAGTTAGCGATCGCCCTGGTCAAAATTTTCTAGAATCTCTACCCTGCCTCCACCAAGCAAGAGTTTGATCCAAACCTTGCTCTAAGTTATATTTAGGCAACCAGCCCACCTCATTAGTCAAACGACTCACATCAGCGACTAACAAGCGTGGTTCCGAAGCTGATGTAGGTACAACACCTAATTTAACCAGGTCTTTGCGGTTAATTTTTTCAGCAATCTTATAAATGACATCTTTTAAAGTCACAGGATATCCTGAAGCAATATTTACAGCCCCAGTCACATCACTATCTAATAAAGCGACAAAAGCAGCCGCCACATCTTCAACATACAGAAAATCGCGAATTTGATTACCGTGTGAACAACGCGCAGGTTCACCTTGCAATAACGATCGCATCACCGAAGATATAAGCCTATCGGGATGTTCATCCATACCATACAAAAAGAAAATACGCCCCCAAGCTGCGCTTAATTGTTTTTCTTTAGCAAAGGCATCTAGCATGATTTGTAGAGAATGCTTACAAGTACCATACAAGGTTGCTGGTAATAATGGGGTAACTTGCTCAGAACAATATCCGTAGTTCCAGTCATACTCAGCACAGGTTCCCGCCATTACTACCCTTTGACCGCCGTAATGAGCAAAAGCTTGTAATAATTCTAAACTTGCTTGCACCCAGCGTAAGTTTTCTGTAGAAGTCCAGAATTTTCCTGGTGTAACAAACCAAGCAAAATGTAAGAGGTGGGTAGGCTGCACTTTAGCTATTAAGTCCCAAATTGCGCCTAACTTCAATAAATCAGTTTGATGCCAATACACATCAGATAATTTTTCTGACTGAATTTGAGAAGAAACAGCATGAAGTTCATAGCCTTTAGCGGCTAACAATGGCAGACAATGGCGACCCATAAACCCTGATGCACCTGTAACTAAGACTTTTTTCATAAATTAAAGTCTGAATATTGCTGATCTTTTACAGAAATAATCCCCTCATCTGCTGGCCATTGAATACCGAAGGCTGAATCATTCCACCTTACGCCGTTAGCCGACTCTGGATGATAGAATTCTGACATTTGATAGAAAACTTCTGTATTGTCTGCTAAGGTTTGAAACCCGTGAGCGAAGTTTTCAGGAATGTATAACATTCTCTTATTATCTGCTGTTAATTCTACCGCCACCCATTTTTTAAATGTAGGGGAATTAGAGCGTAAATCAATAATCACATCATAAATTGCTCCCTTAGTGCAGCGTACTAACTTAGTTTCCGCGTGGGGTTCTGCTTGGTAGTGCATTCCACGTAAAGTGCCTTTTTGATGATTAAATGAAATATTGCACTGCACAAGATTGGGATTAAGATGATGTGCTGCAAATTCTTTTTGACAAAAGGTACGGGCAAAAAAGCCACGGTCGTCTGTTAGCTTTTCTAGTTCAATAATAAATGCGCCCTGTAGTGATGTTTCTGTAAAAATCATTAATCGTTACATTACCTTTAAATCTGGAATAGGAATAATAAAGCGTCCGCCACGCTGCCTATATTCAGCTTGTTGAGCTAAAATTTCTTCCGCAAAATTCCAAGTAAGAAGTAATACATAATCAGGCATTACTTCTAATAGTTTTTCGGGTGGATAAATAGGTAAATGTGTACCTGGAGTGTAGCGCCCTTGCTTGTAGGTGCTACGATCAACTACAAACTCAAGCATTTCTTTTCCAACCCCGAAGTAGTTTAGTAATGTGCTACCTTTTGCAGAAGCACCGTAGACGGCAACACGCTTTCCGTCGGACTGCAATTTATGTAAAAGTGATAGGAGATCTTGACGTAATTTCTCGACTTTTGCACCAAAACTTTGATAATAATTTAACTTGTCTACACCCCAGCTTTTTTCTTCTGCTAGTAAGTTGATAACTTGAGGTGTGGGCTGTTGATTTTTACCAACAAAAATGCGTAGCGAACCGCCGTGAATTGCCAACCGTTCAACATCTACCAATAGCAAATTATGACTACGAAATAATCTATCTAAAGCTGTAAGTGAGAAGTAACATAGATGTTCGTGATAAATAGTATCAAACTCACAATGATCAATCATGTCTTTAACATAGGGAACTTCAATCACCGCTATTCCCTGTGGTTTTAGGAGTAAGCTAATTCCTGCTATTACACCGTTTAAATCTGGAACATGAGCTAAAACGTTATTGGCATGAATGATATCTGCTTGTTTGCCTTCTGCTTTGAAGTTTTCTGCTAGTTCTTTGCTAAAAAATTCACATAAAGTGGGGATACCTTTTTCTTCTTGGGCAACACGGGCAATATTTGCTGCTGGTTCAATACCTAAAACGGGTACATTTTGTCTTTGATAAAACTGTAGTAAGTAGCCATCATTGCTGGCAATTTCAACTACTAAACTGTTGGTGTTTAAGTTTTTAGTATTGATGATGCGATCGCATATCTTTCGTGCATTGTCCAAAGCTGTATCGGAAAATGAAGAAAAATAAAGATACTCGCTAAATAATTCTTCTGGTGGTACTGTTTCGGTAATTTGCACTAAAGCACAATTTTGGCAGAAAGCTAAATCTAAGGGATAAGTTGCTTCCGGTTGATTTAGTTGCTCTGCTGTTAATAGTGCATTGGCTAGGGGCGTTTTGCCTAAAGATAAAATTAACTCTAAGTTAGCTTTGCCACAAGAGCGACAAATAACGGAGCTATTATTCATTATGATGCTCCTAAAAATTCTTTGTACCATGCGATCGCACGTTGTAAACCTTCATCAAGCGTAAATAATGGATGCCAGTTGAGCATCGTTCTTGCTTTGGAAGCATTTAGAAATTGATCGCGAATTTCATTACTAGCTGCGCTGCGAATATCTGGCTTTAAGTCAGAACCCATTAAATACAGTATGCGCTCTACCAAATCTAATACAGTTACTTTAATTTCATTAGAAAAGTTAAAAGCTTGCCCGCGCAAATCAGGGTTTTTGGCTAAAGATTCAGCTAGTAACGTATAGAGGGCTGCACCATCTTCTACATAAAAGTAATCTCTAATATAGTTACCATCAGAACGGATTATTGGGCGCTGTCCTCGCAATACAGAACGAATTGTGCCTGGGACAATCCGATTCCAGTTTAGATCACCACCACCATAAAAATTACCACAACGAGCGATCGCCACTGGTAAACCATAAGTTTTAGCATAAGTTTGGGCAATCAAATCAGAACAAGACTTACTCACATCATAAGGATGCAATCCTTGCAGTGGTGTCGTCTCATCATAGGGCAACTTATCTGAGTCACCATAAGCTTTATCCGAGGAAGCAAATACAATTTGCTTGACCGTAGGGCTATGACGACACGCTTCTAACAATACCCAAGTTCCAGCAATATTAGTCTCAAAAGTTGATATGGGATTACGGTTAGCAATACCCACAATTGTTTGCGCTGCTAGGTGCATAACTGTATCTATTTCATATTCACCCAGCACTCGTTCAAGCGTTGCTTGATCCCTGACATCACCCCGAACAACCTTTACCCTTTCAATTAATTTGCTACGCGCCAATTCACTTTGTGGTATCCAGTCGCGCACCAAGCACACCACATCAGCACCCAAATCAATTAACCTGCGTACTAACCAGCCGCCTACAAGCCCAGTAGCGCCTGTAACTAGAGTAGGACGATCTTGCCAAAATTGATTACCGTCAATCACCATTACTCCCAAACCTTCCAAGGCGGCTTACCACTTTGCCAAAGACTTTCTACTAGCCTTAAATCCCGTAGGGTATCCATACACTGCCAGAAATCATCGTGACGGTAAGCAGCAAGTTGCCCATCCACAGCAATTCGCTCTAGTGTATCTACTTCTAAACTAGAACTATCTCCCTCTAAATATTTAAAAATTTCTGGTTCTAATACTAAAAATCCGCCATTAATCCAACCTTCGCCAGCTTGGGGCTTTTCTGTGAAGTTTGCTACTAAATCTCCTTCTAAAACTAAACCCCCAAATCTCGCAGGTGGACGAACTGCTGTTACAGTTGCTAACTTTCCATGAGATTTATGAAAATGCAACAAATCTGTAATATTAACGTTACTTACACCATCACCGTAGGTAATTAAAAAAGTTTCATTTCCTAAATATGGCTCTAAAAGTTTTAATCTTCCTCCTGTAGAAGTATTTAGTCCTGTATCCATCAAATTTACTGTCCAATCTTCGCACTCTTTTTTATGCACGTGAACAGCGCCATCGGATAAATTGAGCGTCATACTACCATTTAAGGTGTAATAGTCTAAGAAGTAACGCTTAATTACTTCACCTTTATAACCCAAGGCAATAAAAAATTCTTTACAGCCATAGTGGGCATAATGCTTCATTATGTGCCACAGAATAGGTCGTCCACCAATCTCTACCATTGGCTTAGGTTTAACCTCTGTTTCTTCAGCCAATCGGGTTCCTAAACCCCCTGCTAGTATCACAACACGCATATAGTTTCTACTTTTATACTTGAGGAATTATAAATATCTTTAGTTGTCAGTCTGCTATAGCTATAAAATACAGCTTATGTAAATTTATGTAACAGTACAACCGAGAGCGATCATGCAGTTATCTATTTGTAACTTACCCAATCATTTCCTAAAATCGATCACTTTATTGTAAATACGATAGTTGGTATAGCGGCGAGAAAAAATACTTGTAATTTACTGATTAATGGTATGCTTTATGCTAAAGCTTTCCCAGGTTCGTCAACAATTTTATCGCTCACTTGCTACTGTCCTTGTAGTCAGTTTAGCTATTTTGGCAGTTGGATCTCTACAGTCATCTCAATTAAAAAAACTCAAAAATACTTCTGCTCTAGGTTCACCAGCAGAGTTAAACAAACAAGTAGAATTAGAAAAAGTAAATTTAAAGGCTCTGCAAAAACTACCAACATTTGGTTTTAATAATTTGGTAGCAGATTGGACTTTGCTAAATTTTCTGCAATATTTTGGTGATGAAGAAGCTCGTCAAGTAACTGGGTATGGTATTAGCCCAGAATATTTTGAAGTAATTATACCTCACGACCCCAAGTTTTTAGATGCTTATTATTTTCTATCTACCAGTAGTTCTATATACGCTGCACAACCAGAGAGGTCTGTCAAATTGATGTCTCAAGGTTTAAAGTCGCTTTCTCCTAAAATAGCACCTAGAGCTTATTATATTTGGCGACAAAAGGGAATTGATGAACTTCTATTTTTAGGAAATGCCAAAGCAGCCAAGCAATCTTTTGAAACAGCCGCAAATTGGGCAAGTGTTTACCCCAATCAGGAAAGTCAGCAAGTAGCAGCAGCATCTCGTAAAACAGCTAATTTTATTGCCCGTAATCCTAACAGCAAACAAGCGCAAGCACAGGCTTGGTTAATGGTGTTAACAAATGCACCTGACGATCGCACTCGCAAAATTGCCATTAGTCGTATTCGGGGACTAGGTGGAAATGTGTTCCTTACTCCCGAAGGATCTGTAGATGTGAGGATGCCGAAGGAGGATTAATTTGGGGGTCATGGATCATCGTTAATTGTTAATGGCTATTTCGCTGCAATTTTCTTAGGGTTTGATACATTTCAGGCAGACGACTATAAATAGCGGCTGCTTTGACAAATACTTTGTGGGGAATGGCAGGAACGCCAGTTACAATTGCTCCAGGTTCAATGTCACTATGGATACCAGCTTTAGCAGTAGCGATCGCACCATCTCCAATATGCGCCTGGTTAGCAATTCCTACTTGCCCCGCCAACAATACTTGATTGCCAACTTTCACACCACCCGCCATCCCAACTTGTCCAGCTAAGGCACAGTTTTGTCCAATTTGGCATCCGTGACCAATATGTACTAAGTTATCAATTTTTGTATTACGCCCAACTCGCGTATCTCCTACAGATGGACGATCAATAGTACTATTACAACCAACTTCCACCCCATCTTCTAACACAGTGTAGCCAGATTGCTCCATTTTGAACCAACCTTGAGGTGTGGGTACAAAACCAAAACCTTCAGCACCAATAACAGCACCGCTATGAATCACACAACCTACGCCTATTTGCGTGCGTTCGTGGATAGTGCAATTGGCGTGTAAGATAGTGCGATCGCCTATTTGCACATCTGGATAAATTACTACATTGGGGTGAATACACACACTCTTACCAATTGTTACCCCTGCTTGAATCACTACATGAGCGCCAATGTAAACATCATTACCGATTTCGGCAGTAGGATGAATTACCGCAGTTGGGTGTATTTCTGGAGTCGGGTGGAAAGGTTGATAGAAAAGTGCGATCGCACTGGCAAATAACAAGCGTGGATCAGATCCTACTACCCAGGCAATACCACGTTCACTAGCTTGTGCTTGTAGCGCTTCATCCTTGGGCAAAATCAAAGCACTTGCAGAGGTTTTACCCACCTTGGAGGCAAATTTTCCGCCTTCTATATAGCTGAGAGTCCCTTCTTCAGCAATATCAATCGGTGCTACGCCTGAAATATCAGGATCAATATCTGGTTTAGATATCAGACTATTGGCAGCAACACTATCAAGTTTTTGTACAATTTCACTAAATTTCATTGCGTATTATTAAACCACGAAGACCCAAAAGACGCGAAGGAAGGCTTTCCAATGACCAATGACCAGCCTGGATGTTAAGTTTATTTCCACCCAGCTACTTAACAACTTATTAGACTACTGCCATTTTCCCATTGATTGACCAGCTAACCAAGCTGTTGTCCAAGCACTTTGAAAGTTAAATCCTCCGGTAACTCCATCAATATCTAAAATTTCTCCCGCAAAATAAAGCCCTGGACAGCAACGGCTTTCCATCGTCTTAAAATCTACCTCCTTCAGCCTCACCCCGCCACAAGTCACAAATTCTTCCTTAAATACTCCCTTACCTTTAATCAAAAATTGACCTTGATTTAGTTCTTGGATCAGTTGATTTAAAGTTTTATTTGATAACCCAGCCCATCTATCTTCCGCACCAATACCAACAGCCGTAATCAAACTTTGCCAAAGGCGGCGGGGGATAGGAACTGGACAATTAGCCGAAATATTGCGTTGCGGTAACTGTGATTTAACTGCCAGCAACATTTTACGCAAGCTTTCTGGATTGTACTGCGGAAGCCAATTTATTACTAACGGTGTTTGATAATCGCGATCGTGTAAGAATCTCGCACCCCAAGCGGAGAGTTTCAGGGCAGCAGGACCACTTAAACCCCAATGAGTAATCAGCAAAGCACCAGTTTGTTCTAGTACAGGTTTAGCCGCAGGTAATAACACTCGCGCTGATTCAACGCTGACACCAGCTAAATCTTGCAAACGAGGGTCGTCAATATTAAAAGTAAATAAAGAGGGAACAGATGGTTCAATCGTATGACCCAAATCTTTTGCCCAACGGTATCCTTGAGGGTTACTACCAGTACTAAGGAGTAGGCGATCGCATCTTAAAACTTCTTCCGACTTCAATTTAATTTCAAATTCCTTTTCCGTTGGCGCGGTGGATGAAACCGAGGGTTGGGGCAAAATTGAAATCACAGGTATCCCAGTCCGAATTTTTACCCCAACTGCTTTAGCGGTTTCA contains:
- a CDS encoding glycosyltransferase family 2 protein; protein product: MNHNMFSIIIPTRQRHDTLKHSIQSVLNQTHTEFEVVVMDNFSSPETAEVAKSFNDSRIKYYRSPKRLSMSDNWELGLSYATGEYVTLLGDDDALMPDGVEICSRLLHEYDVNIVTWSRENTYWWDSAIVPWNRNRLGINFRQVGQILNSRQKLKEYYNFQISWDLMPMLYNSFVHQDIIAKVKSIYGKYFLTYCPDIFSGIVNAYFSDRYFYSSRGLSLGGISGHSTGTSAWFQSFNSEPMQKFSEEFKKNVNELIHESLVPVPNLVLTETTERILTKELFFPEDHELKIDIITLLNCMAANINRDLGKYDVNLQAIEDLAEKYQVPISEINIPPKLVQDPKAYQGPVFNSNGLLDLLLINCEQAGISNVAQAAMLARGILQGLDFLTIYSLTKEQEIALSNELKLREKNLIIFPNWSETEELISQELTAVLKEIATHPDKDRITLLIDTSNISVEDADLVVSGVVMNLLLEQNLDISEGAEISLIGQLNENGWESLLFRISARIVLNYENTEVIARAKAENLPLLELNSLKLQELSI
- a CDS encoding cephalosporin hydroxylase family protein; amino-acid sequence: MKLTIEPDEQTIIYEINGEQHEIGLYTNEAFELLSSLWIKIGWNQKYIYTFSWMGRPIIQLPEDLIRIQEVIYRVKPDVIIETGIAHGGSLIYYASLCKAMDKGRVIGIDIEIRPHNFKAIENHEMYSLITLIEGNSIAPDIITYVKSLVKPEETVMVILDSCHTKDHVLSELEAYQDLVTPGSYIIATDGIMKDLDDVPRGKPEWKWDNPSTAAAEFAQRHTEFLLEQPVWSFNESELSENVTHWPGAWLRRN
- a CDS encoding NAD-dependent epimerase/dehydratase family protein: MKKVLVTGASGFMGRHCLPLLAAKGYELHAVSSQIQSEKLSDVYWHQTDLLKLGAIWDLIAKVQPTHLLHFAWFVTPGKFWTSTENLRWVQASLELLQAFAHYGGQRVVMAGTCAEYDWNYGYCSEQVTPLLPATLYGTCKHSLQIMLDAFAKEKQLSAAWGRIFFLYGMDEHPDRLISSVMRSLLQGEPARCSHGNQIRDFLYVEDVAAAFVALLDSDVTGAVNIASGYPVTLKDVIYKIAEKINRKDLVKLGVVPTSASEPRLLVADVSRLTNEVGWLPKYNLEQGLDQTLAWWRQGRDSRKF
- the rfbC gene encoding dTDP-4-dehydrorhamnose 3,5-epimerase, whose product is MIFTETSLQGAFIIELEKLTDDRGFFARTFCQKEFAAHHLNPNLVQCNISFNHQKGTLRGMHYQAEPHAETKLVRCTKGAIYDVIIDLRSNSPTFKKWVAVELTADNKRMLYIPENFAHGFQTLADNTEVFYQMSEFYHPESANGVRWNDSAFGIQWPADEGIISVKDQQYSDFNL
- a CDS encoding class I SAM-dependent methyltransferase, which translates into the protein MNNSSVICRSCGKANLELILSLGKTPLANALLTAEQLNQPEATYPLDLAFCQNCALVQITETVPPEELFSEYLYFSSFSDTALDNARKICDRIINTKNLNTNSLVVEIASNDGYLLQFYQRQNVPVLGIEPAANIARVAQEEKGIPTLCEFFSKELAENFKAEGKQADIIHANNVLAHVPDLNGVIAGISLLLKPQGIAVIEVPYVKDMIDHCEFDTIYHEHLCYFSLTALDRLFRSHNLLLVDVERLAIHGGSLRIFVGKNQQPTPQVINLLAEEKSWGVDKLNYYQSFGAKVEKLRQDLLSLLHKLQSDGKRVAVYGASAKGSTLLNYFGVGKEMLEFVVDRSTYKQGRYTPGTHLPIYPPEKLLEVMPDYVLLLTWNFAEEILAQQAEYRQRGGRFIIPIPDLKVM
- a CDS encoding NAD-dependent epimerase/dehydratase family protein, with amino-acid sequence MVIDGNQFWQDRPTLVTGATGLVGGWLVRRLIDLGADVVCLVRDWIPQSELARSKLIERVKVVRGDVRDQATLERVLGEYEIDTVMHLAAQTIVGIANRNPISTFETNIAGTWVLLEACRHSPTVKQIVFASSDKAYGDSDKLPYDETTPLQGLHPYDVSKSCSDLIAQTYAKTYGLPVAIARCGNFYGGGDLNWNRIVPGTIRSVLRGQRPIIRSDGNYIRDYFYVEDGAALYTLLAESLAKNPDLRGQAFNFSNEIKVTVLDLVERILYLMGSDLKPDIRSAASNEIRDQFLNASKARTMLNWHPLFTLDEGLQRAIAWYKEFLGAS
- the rfbF gene encoding glucose-1-phosphate cytidylyltransferase, giving the protein MRVVILAGGLGTRLAEETEVKPKPMVEIGGRPILWHIMKHYAHYGCKEFFIALGYKGEVIKRYFLDYYTLNGSMTLNLSDGAVHVHKKECEDWTVNLMDTGLNTSTGGRLKLLEPYLGNETFLITYGDGVSNVNITDLLHFHKSHGKLATVTAVRPPARFGGLVLEGDLVANFTEKPQAGEGWINGGFLVLEPEIFKYLEGDSSSLEVDTLERIAVDGQLAAYRHDDFWQCMDTLRDLRLVESLWQSGKPPWKVWE
- the lpxD gene encoding UDP-3-O-(3-hydroxymyristoyl)glucosamine N-acyltransferase: MKFSEIVQKLDSVAANSLISKPDIDPDISGVAPIDIAEEGTLSYIEGGKFASKVGKTSASALILPKDEALQAQASERGIAWVVGSDPRLLFASAIALFYQPFHPTPEIHPTAVIHPTAEIGNDVYIGAHVVIQAGVTIGKSVCIHPNVVIYPDVQIGDRTILHANCTIHERTQIGVGCVIHSGAVIGAEGFGFVPTPQGWFKMEQSGYTVLEDGVEVGCNSTIDRPSVGDTRVGRNTKIDNLVHIGHGCQIGQNCALAGQVGMAGGVKVGNQVLLAGQVGIANQAHIGDGAIATAKAGIHSDIEPGAIVTGVPAIPHKVFVKAAAIYSRLPEMYQTLRKLQRNSH
- a CDS encoding BaiN/RdsA family NAD(P)/FAD-dependent oxidoreductase; the protein is MSVQQLRIVVIGGGAAGFFAAISCAETYPHAQVTLIEAGREVLGKVRISGGGRCNVTHACFDPAVLVQYYPRGNKALRGAFTRFQAKDTVAWFESHGVKLKTEPDGRMFPVTDNSETIVDCLIETAKAVGVKIRTGIPVISILPQPSVSSTAPTEKEFEIKLKSEEVLRCDRLLLSTGSNPQGYRWAKDLGHTIEPSVPSLFTFNIDDPRLQDLAGVSVESARVLLPAAKPVLEQTGALLITHWGLSGPAALKLSAWGARFLHDRDYQTPLVINWLPQYNPESLRKMLLAVKSQLPQRNISANCPVPIPRRLWQSLITAVGIGAEDRWAGLSNKTLNQLIQELNQGQFLIKGKGVFKEEFVTCGGVRLKEVDFKTMESRCCPGLYFAGEILDIDGVTGGFNFQSAWTTAWLAGQSMGKWQ